One Cyprinus carpio isolate SPL01 chromosome B25, ASM1834038v1, whole genome shotgun sequence genomic region harbors:
- the LOC122133884 gene encoding LOW QUALITY PROTEIN: sorting and assembly machinery component 50 homolog A-like (The sequence of the model RefSeq protein was modified relative to this genomic sequence to represent the inferred CDS: inserted 2 bases in 1 codon), with the protein MGTVHARSLDPLPMQGPELGVQADDMDLGEPEHEEKQEVLENKDVVVQHVHIDGLGRTKEDILTYEIADVFRAKNLIDVMKKSHEARQKLLRLGIFRNVEVVIDTAEGADALPNGLDVTFEVKELRRMTGSYNTMVGNNEGSMVLGLKLPNVFGRAEKLTFQFSYGTKETSYGLSFFKPQPGHFERNFSINLYKVTGQFPWSSLRETDRGVSTEFSFPIWRTHHTLKWEGVWRELGCLARTASFAVREESGHSLKSSLSHTMVIDTRNSTILPRKGALLKINQELAGYTGGDVRFLKEDFEIQLNKTLFWDSVLSTSLWGGMLLPLGDKPSCIADRFYLGGPTSVRGFSMYSIGPQSEGDYLGGEAYWAGGLHLYTPLPFXPGRGGFGDLFRTHFFLNAGNLCNLNYGEGPRAHLSKLAECIRWSYGAGIVLRLGNIARLELNYCIPMGVQSGDRICDGVQFGAGIRFL; encoded by the exons ATGGGGACCGTGCATGCCAGG AGTCTGGACCCCCTTCCTATGCAAGGACCTGAGCTGGGGGTTCAAGCAGATGACATGGACCTGGGAGAACCAGAGCATGAAGAGAAACAGGAAGTTCTGGAAAATAAAGAC GTCGTAGTACAGCATGTGCACATCGATGGTCTTGGAAGAACGAAGGAAGACATTTTAACATATGAGATTGCAGATGTTTTCCGTGCCAAAAACTTGATTGAT GTAATGAAGAAGTCCCATGAGGCCAGACAGAAACTTTTGCGTCTGGGGATATTCAGAAATGTGGAAGTTGTCATTGACACTGCTGAAG GTGCTGATGCACTGCCGAATGGACTAGATGTGACATTCGAGGTGAAGGAGCTGAGAAGAATGACGGGAAGTTACAACACCATGGTTGGGAACAACGAGGGAAGCATG GTGCTGGGTCTGAAATTGCCCAATGTTTTTGGCCGTGCAGAGAAGCTGACCTTCCAGTTCTCTTATGGGACTAAGGAAACCTCATATGGCTTGTCATTCTTCAAGCCCCAGCCTGGACATTTTGAGCGCAA CTTCTCCATTAACTTGTATAAAGTCACGGGCCAGTTCCCATGGAGCTCACTCAGAGAAACGGACCGAGGGGTCTCCACAGAGTTCAGC TTCCCCATCTGGAGGACACATCACACTTTGAAGTGGGAGGGCGTGTGGAGAGAGCTGGGCTGTTTGGCCCGTACGGCCTCCTTCGCTGTCAGGGAGGAGAGTGGCCATTCCCTGAAGTCCTCACTTTCT CACACAATGGTCATCGACACACGCAATTCTACCATTCTTCCAAGGAAAGGTGCCTTATTGAAGATCAACCAG GAACTGGCAGGTTACACTGGAGGAGATGTCCGTTTCCTGAAGGAAGACTTTGAAATTCAGCTCAACAAGACTCTGTTCTGGGACTC AGTGCTCTCTACCTCTCTGTGGGGAGGTATGTTGCTGCCTCTTGGAGACAAACCCTCCTGTATCGCTGACAG gTTTTATCTGGGTGGTCCGACCAGTGTAAGGGGCTTCAGCATGTACAGCATCGGCCCTCAGAGTGAAG GTGATTACCTCGGTGGGGAGGCATATTGGGCTGGAGGGCTTCATCTGTACACCCCTCTCCCATT GCCAGGTAGAGGCGGCTTCGGAGACCTTTTCAGGACACATTTCTTTCTCAATGCCGGAAACCTGTGTAACCTCAACTATG GGGAAGGACCCCGGGCGCACCTGAGCAAGCTGGCCGAATGTATCCGCTGGTCTTATGGAGCGGGTATTGTGTTGCGTCTAGGGAACATCGCTCGGCTGGAGCTCAACTATTGCATTCCCATGGGTGTCCAGAGCGGAGACAG